A genome region from Sardina pilchardus chromosome 22, fSarPil1.1, whole genome shotgun sequence includes the following:
- the dlgap5 gene encoding disks large-associated protein 5 isoform X3: MESRFAFLHQRDTSVSMLRVKMSRRRSQSQKENRTKVHNLRRQLEDLQEQDMSMLEKSIAVHEEKVAKTKALKPEVNSAVEERKKMLARYKEAKELQKEKERREKEKKGVFKCGLYQHTQPAFSNSQAPSKAKNPEPVLTTRVTRSMKQPQQTPLQPLQQKIATQKSAPKKEPVVRRPLSTRGQTRVPPVAATTAVTKPKAAAAESVTRSTRPTRAAAAAKPTSDLKTRSNSKTRSTVKQQKVPSAGQETEPKEDPKEMLQSNEKKEEESCPVDPPAPQSETAPEKDPVQTEAEAEAPSSFAPEGFVFQAPVGLLMLQPAPPSPGSASAITAPSFEAQQEADVPMDPPSAPSSPPPASSPSPPPAAPSSPPSILASSIPPVCSASPPPVSSSSSSSSPPCSDAAATAAATAAADCGSAAPPSDQQEEQHDVPYFRAVMVSETQRLTEFSEQWQVHFEDSSIPEEMRDRMRTAVGQARLLMKERFGQFSGLVDDCEFGRGEKVTTCTDLQGFWDMVYYQVEDVDRKFKALKEAEGRGWTEESKPAPRQRKVVKKPPTAGAASRPATGAAGNTAAKGRLAAIKAAMKAKQQQAEAEKAAQAAASVPDSTPAAGTPSKLKPADIVVFNGGFFQVESPLKTAGTPRPSRVSATPTASPLMTPSRHRRSALPAHASPFARATPVTTPARLPNPSPARTPQPSIPPASSSASSSSHSADPTSMALSFSPERSCPAALSRLSPQAPDADRSPRSTSEVAPSPHPSLLVSSPAAEQRLPTVECHASPAGAVSVLADVDMSATPETSCTETPDVLGLDFERYLQPTARVSLSPSAPSETFSPMAVDAEMESPEVERPDALVQTPTALPRMSPLFTPQMEQSDESNLLLFTPVELKNSVPRALCEDDLMCFTPPSHN; the protein is encoded by the exons ATGGAGTCTCGCTTTGCTTTCCTGCACCAGCGGGACACCAGTGTCTCTATGCTGAGGGTGAAGATGTCCCGCAGGCGCTCCCAGTCCCAGAAGGAGAACCGCACAAAGGTTCACAACCTTCGCAGGCAGCTGGAAGACTTGCAAGAGCAGGATATGTCCATGCTGGAGAAGTCCATTGCAGTACATGAAGAGAAGGTGGCTAAAACCAAAGCACTGAAACCAG AGGTTAACAGTGCtgtagaagagaggaaaaagatgCTTGCTCGGTACAAGGAAGCCAAGGAACTCCAGAAGGAGAAAGAGCGgcgggagaaggagaagaaaggcgTGTTTAAATGTGGCCTCTACCAGCACACGCAGCCTGCATTTTCCAACTCACAAGCCCCCAGTAAAGCAAAG AACCCTGAGCCAGTGCTGACCACTCGGGTCACTCGATCTATGAAGCAACCACAGCAGACTCCTCTGCAGCCACTGCAACAGAAG ATTGCAACTCAGAAGTCTGCACCAAAGAAAG AGCCAGTGGTCAGGAGGCCTCTCAGCACCAGGGGACAGACGAGGGTTCCTCCAGTTGCAGCGACGACCGCCGTGACCAAGCCTAAAGCCGCAGCAg CAGAATCTGTCACAAGATCCACCAGACCAAcaagggcagcagcagcagccaagcCTACATCAG ATTTAAAAACTAGAAGCAATTCCAAAACAAGATCCACGGTGAAGCAGCAGAAAGTGCCATCTGCCGGTCAGGAGACAGAGCCGAAAG AAGACCCAAAAGAAATGTTACAGAGTAATGAGAAAAAG GAAGAGGAGAGCTGTCCTGTGGACCCACCTGCACCACAGTCAGAGACCGCCCCAGAGAAGGACCCTGTCCAGACGGAGGCCGAGGCCGAGGCTCCCTCCTCCTTTGCCCCCGAGGGCTTTGTGTTCCAGGCCCCCGTAGGCCTCCTGATGCTCCAGCCTGCCCCACCGTCCCCCGGCTCAGCCAGCGCCATCACTGCCCCCAG CTTTGAAGCCCAACAGGAGGCCGATGTGCCCATGGACCCTCCTTctgctccctcttctcctcctcccgcttcatctccttctcctcctcctgctgctccctcttctcctcccagcATCCTGGCCTCGTCCATCCCACCTGTTTGCTCTGCCTCACCAcctcctgtctcctcctcctcctcctcctcctcacctccctgctctgatgctgctgctactgctgcagcaacagcagcagctgacTGTGGGTCTGCAGCGCCTCCTTCTGACCAGCAGGAGGAACAGCATGATGTCCCCTACTTCAG GGCTGTGATGGTCAGTGAGACTCAGAGGTTAACGGAATTCTCCGAGCAATGGCAAGTGCACTTTGAGGACTCCTCCATCCCAGAAGAAA TGAGAGACCGCATGCGGACAGCGGTGGGACAGGCCCGGCTCCTGATGAAGGAGCGCTTCGGTCAGTTCAGCGGGCTGGTGGACGACTGCGAGTTTGGCCGCGGCGAGAAAGTCACCACCTGCACCGACCTCCAGGGATTCTGGGACATGGTGTACTACCAGGTGGAGGACGTTGACCGCAAGTTCAAAGCTTTGAAGGAGGCAGAGGGACGGGGCTGGACAGAGGAGAGCAAGCCAGCACCACGGCAGAGGAAGGTTGTTAAG AAACCCCCTACAGCAGGTGCTGCTAGCAGGCCTGCTACAGGTGCTGCAGGTAACACAGCAGCCAAGGGTCGCCTCGCTGCCATCAAAGCAGCCATGAAGGccaagcagcagcaggccgAGGCAGAGAAGGCAGCGCAGGCTGCGGCCAGTGTTCCGGACAGCACCCCTGCCGCGGGAACCCCGTCTAAACTTAAGCCCGCAGACATCGTGGTGTTCAATGGAGGCTTCTTCCAGGTCGAGAGCCCACTGAAGACCGCTG GAACACCCAGGCCATCCCGGGTGAGCGCGACCCCCACGGCCTCCCCACTCATGACCCCCAGTAGGCACCGGCGCTCCGCCCTCCCCGCCCACGCCTCTCCTTTCGCCCGCGCAACCCCCGTCACCACCCCGGCACGTCTGCCCAACCCGTCCCCGGCCCGCACCCCTCAGCCCAGCATCcctccagcctcctcctccgcttcctcctcctctcacagtGCGGACCCCACCAGCATGGCCCTGAGCTTCTCCCCGGAGCGCTCGTGTCCTGCCGCCCTGTCCCGACTCAGCCCCCAGGCCCCGGACGCAGACCGATCCCCTCGCTCGACGTCAGAAGtggcccccagcccccaccccagCCTGCTGGTCTCCTCCCCCGCCGCAGAGCAGCGTCTCCCCACAGTCGAGTGCCATGCCAGCCCAGCAGGAGCTGTGAG cGTTCTGGCAGATGTTGACATGAGTGCGACTCCGGAGACGTCATGCACTGAG ACACCGGATGTTCTTGGGCTGGACTTTGAGCGCTACCTCCAGCCCACCGCGCGGGTGAGCTTGTCTCCTAGCGCCCCCTCAGAGACCTTCTCCCCCATGGCGGTGGACGCCGAGATGGAGAGCCCAGAGGTGGAGAGGCCGGACGCTCTAGTGCAGACCCCAACCG caCTGCCAAGGATGTCCCCACTGTTCACCCCACAGATGGAACAG TCAGATGAGTCAAACCTGTTACTCTTCACCCCTGTTGAGTTGAAGAACAGCGTGCCTCGGGCATTGTGTGAGGATGACCTGATGTGCTTTACCCCACCATCCCACAACTAG
- the dlgap5 gene encoding disks large-associated protein 5 isoform X2 has protein sequence MESRFAFLHQRDTSVSMLRVKMSRRRSQSQKENRTKVHNLRRQLEDLQEQDMSMLEKSIAVHEEKVAKTKALKPVEVNSAVEERKKMLARYKEAKELQKEKERREKEKKGVFKCGLYQHTQPAFSNSQAPSKAKNPEPVLTTRVTRSMKQPQQTPLQPLQQKIATQKSAPKKEPVVRRPLSTRGQTRVPPVAATTAVTKPKAAAESVTRSTRPTRAAAAAKPTSDLKTRSNSKTRSTVKQQKVPSAGQETEPKEDPKEMLQSNEKKEEESCPVDPPAPQSETAPEKDPVQTEAEAEAPSSFAPEGFVFQAPVGLLMLQPAPPSPGSASAITAPSFEAQQEADVPMDPPSAPSSPPPASSPSPPPAAPSSPPSILASSIPPVCSASPPPVSSSSSSSSPPCSDAAATAAATAAADCGSAAPPSDQQEEQHDVPYFRAVMVSETQRLTEFSEQWQVHFEDSSIPEEMRDRMRTAVGQARLLMKERFGQFSGLVDDCEFGRGEKVTTCTDLQGFWDMVYYQVEDVDRKFKALKEAEGRGWTEESKPAPRQRKVVKKPPTAGAASRPATGAAGNTAAKGRLAAIKAAMKAKQQQAEAEKAAQAAASVPDSTPAAGTPSKLKPADIVVFNGGFFQVESPLKTAGTPRPSRVSATPTASPLMTPSRHRRSALPAHASPFARATPVTTPARLPNPSPARTPQPSIPPASSSASSSSHSADPTSMALSFSPERSCPAALSRLSPQAPDADRSPRSTSEVAPSPHPSLLVSSPAAEQRLPTVECHASPAGAVSVLADVDMSATPETSCTETPDVLGLDFERYLQPTARVSLSPSAPSETFSPMAVDAEMESPEVERPDALVQTPTALPRMSPLFTPQMEQSDESNLLLFTPVELKNSVPRALCEDDLMCFTPPSHN, from the exons ATGGAGTCTCGCTTTGCTTTCCTGCACCAGCGGGACACCAGTGTCTCTATGCTGAGGGTGAAGATGTCCCGCAGGCGCTCCCAGTCCCAGAAGGAGAACCGCACAAAGGTTCACAACCTTCGCAGGCAGCTGGAAGACTTGCAAGAGCAGGATATGTCCATGCTGGAGAAGTCCATTGCAGTACATGAAGAGAAGGTGGCTAAAACCAAAGCACTGAAACCAG TAGAGGTTAACAGTGCtgtagaagagaggaaaaagatgCTTGCTCGGTACAAGGAAGCCAAGGAACTCCAGAAGGAGAAAGAGCGgcgggagaaggagaagaaaggcgTGTTTAAATGTGGCCTCTACCAGCACACGCAGCCTGCATTTTCCAACTCACAAGCCCCCAGTAAAGCAAAG AACCCTGAGCCAGTGCTGACCACTCGGGTCACTCGATCTATGAAGCAACCACAGCAGACTCCTCTGCAGCCACTGCAACAGAAG ATTGCAACTCAGAAGTCTGCACCAAAGAAAG AGCCAGTGGTCAGGAGGCCTCTCAGCACCAGGGGACAGACGAGGGTTCCTCCAGTTGCAGCGACGACCGCCGTGACCAAGCCTAAAGCCGCAGCAg AATCTGTCACAAGATCCACCAGACCAAcaagggcagcagcagcagccaagcCTACATCAG ATTTAAAAACTAGAAGCAATTCCAAAACAAGATCCACGGTGAAGCAGCAGAAAGTGCCATCTGCCGGTCAGGAGACAGAGCCGAAAG AAGACCCAAAAGAAATGTTACAGAGTAATGAGAAAAAG GAAGAGGAGAGCTGTCCTGTGGACCCACCTGCACCACAGTCAGAGACCGCCCCAGAGAAGGACCCTGTCCAGACGGAGGCCGAGGCCGAGGCTCCCTCCTCCTTTGCCCCCGAGGGCTTTGTGTTCCAGGCCCCCGTAGGCCTCCTGATGCTCCAGCCTGCCCCACCGTCCCCCGGCTCAGCCAGCGCCATCACTGCCCCCAG CTTTGAAGCCCAACAGGAGGCCGATGTGCCCATGGACCCTCCTTctgctccctcttctcctcctcccgcttcatctccttctcctcctcctgctgctccctcttctcctcccagcATCCTGGCCTCGTCCATCCCACCTGTTTGCTCTGCCTCACCAcctcctgtctcctcctcctcctcctcctcctcacctccctgctctgatgctgctgctactgctgcagcaacagcagcagctgacTGTGGGTCTGCAGCGCCTCCTTCTGACCAGCAGGAGGAACAGCATGATGTCCCCTACTTCAG GGCTGTGATGGTCAGTGAGACTCAGAGGTTAACGGAATTCTCCGAGCAATGGCAAGTGCACTTTGAGGACTCCTCCATCCCAGAAGAAA TGAGAGACCGCATGCGGACAGCGGTGGGACAGGCCCGGCTCCTGATGAAGGAGCGCTTCGGTCAGTTCAGCGGGCTGGTGGACGACTGCGAGTTTGGCCGCGGCGAGAAAGTCACCACCTGCACCGACCTCCAGGGATTCTGGGACATGGTGTACTACCAGGTGGAGGACGTTGACCGCAAGTTCAAAGCTTTGAAGGAGGCAGAGGGACGGGGCTGGACAGAGGAGAGCAAGCCAGCACCACGGCAGAGGAAGGTTGTTAAG AAACCCCCTACAGCAGGTGCTGCTAGCAGGCCTGCTACAGGTGCTGCAGGTAACACAGCAGCCAAGGGTCGCCTCGCTGCCATCAAAGCAGCCATGAAGGccaagcagcagcaggccgAGGCAGAGAAGGCAGCGCAGGCTGCGGCCAGTGTTCCGGACAGCACCCCTGCCGCGGGAACCCCGTCTAAACTTAAGCCCGCAGACATCGTGGTGTTCAATGGAGGCTTCTTCCAGGTCGAGAGCCCACTGAAGACCGCTG GAACACCCAGGCCATCCCGGGTGAGCGCGACCCCCACGGCCTCCCCACTCATGACCCCCAGTAGGCACCGGCGCTCCGCCCTCCCCGCCCACGCCTCTCCTTTCGCCCGCGCAACCCCCGTCACCACCCCGGCACGTCTGCCCAACCCGTCCCCGGCCCGCACCCCTCAGCCCAGCATCcctccagcctcctcctccgcttcctcctcctctcacagtGCGGACCCCACCAGCATGGCCCTGAGCTTCTCCCCGGAGCGCTCGTGTCCTGCCGCCCTGTCCCGACTCAGCCCCCAGGCCCCGGACGCAGACCGATCCCCTCGCTCGACGTCAGAAGtggcccccagcccccaccccagCCTGCTGGTCTCCTCCCCCGCCGCAGAGCAGCGTCTCCCCACAGTCGAGTGCCATGCCAGCCCAGCAGGAGCTGTGAG cGTTCTGGCAGATGTTGACATGAGTGCGACTCCGGAGACGTCATGCACTGAG ACACCGGATGTTCTTGGGCTGGACTTTGAGCGCTACCTCCAGCCCACCGCGCGGGTGAGCTTGTCTCCTAGCGCCCCCTCAGAGACCTTCTCCCCCATGGCGGTGGACGCCGAGATGGAGAGCCCAGAGGTGGAGAGGCCGGACGCTCTAGTGCAGACCCCAACCG caCTGCCAAGGATGTCCCCACTGTTCACCCCACAGATGGAACAG TCAGATGAGTCAAACCTGTTACTCTTCACCCCTGTTGAGTTGAAGAACAGCGTGCCTCGGGCATTGTGTGAGGATGACCTGATGTGCTTTACCCCACCATCCCACAACTAG
- the dlgap5 gene encoding disks large-associated protein 5 isoform X4, producing the protein MESRFAFLHQRDTSVSMLRVKMSRRRSQSQKENRTKVHNLRRQLEDLQEQDMSMLEKSIAVHEEKVAKTKALKPVEVNSAVEERKKMLARYKEAKELQKEKERREKEKKGVFKCGLYQHTQPAFSNSQAPSKAKNPEPVLTTRVTRSMKQPQQTPLQPLQQKIATQKSAPKKEPVVRRPLSTRGQTRVPPVAATTAVTKPKAAAAESVTRSTRPTRAAAAAKPTSDLKTRSNSKTRSTVKQQKVPSAGQETEPKDPKEMLQSNEKKEEESCPVDPPAPQSETAPEKDPVQTEAEAEAPSSFAPEGFVFQAPVGLLMLQPAPPSPGSASAITAPSFEAQQEADVPMDPPSAPSSPPPASSPSPPPAAPSSPPSILASSIPPVCSASPPPVSSSSSSSSPPCSDAAATAAATAAADCGSAAPPSDQQEEQHDVPYFRAVMVSETQRLTEFSEQWQVHFEDSSIPEEMRDRMRTAVGQARLLMKERFGQFSGLVDDCEFGRGEKVTTCTDLQGFWDMVYYQVEDVDRKFKALKEAEGRGWTEESKPAPRQRKVVKKPPTAGAASRPATGAAGNTAAKGRLAAIKAAMKAKQQQAEAEKAAQAAASVPDSTPAAGTPSKLKPADIVVFNGGFFQVESPLKTAGTPRPSRVSATPTASPLMTPSRHRRSALPAHASPFARATPVTTPARLPNPSPARTPQPSIPPASSSASSSSHSADPTSMALSFSPERSCPAALSRLSPQAPDADRSPRSTSEVAPSPHPSLLVSSPAAEQRLPTVECHASPAGAVSVLADVDMSATPETSCTETPDVLGLDFERYLQPTARVSLSPSAPSETFSPMAVDAEMESPEVERPDALVQTPTALPRMSPLFTPQMEQSDESNLLLFTPVELKNSVPRALCEDDLMCFTPPSHN; encoded by the exons ATGGAGTCTCGCTTTGCTTTCCTGCACCAGCGGGACACCAGTGTCTCTATGCTGAGGGTGAAGATGTCCCGCAGGCGCTCCCAGTCCCAGAAGGAGAACCGCACAAAGGTTCACAACCTTCGCAGGCAGCTGGAAGACTTGCAAGAGCAGGATATGTCCATGCTGGAGAAGTCCATTGCAGTACATGAAGAGAAGGTGGCTAAAACCAAAGCACTGAAACCAG TAGAGGTTAACAGTGCtgtagaagagaggaaaaagatgCTTGCTCGGTACAAGGAAGCCAAGGAACTCCAGAAGGAGAAAGAGCGgcgggagaaggagaagaaaggcgTGTTTAAATGTGGCCTCTACCAGCACACGCAGCCTGCATTTTCCAACTCACAAGCCCCCAGTAAAGCAAAG AACCCTGAGCCAGTGCTGACCACTCGGGTCACTCGATCTATGAAGCAACCACAGCAGACTCCTCTGCAGCCACTGCAACAGAAG ATTGCAACTCAGAAGTCTGCACCAAAGAAAG AGCCAGTGGTCAGGAGGCCTCTCAGCACCAGGGGACAGACGAGGGTTCCTCCAGTTGCAGCGACGACCGCCGTGACCAAGCCTAAAGCCGCAGCAg CAGAATCTGTCACAAGATCCACCAGACCAAcaagggcagcagcagcagccaagcCTACATCAG ATTTAAAAACTAGAAGCAATTCCAAAACAAGATCCACGGTGAAGCAGCAGAAAGTGCCATCTGCCGGTCAGGAGACAGAGCCGAAAG ACCCAAAAGAAATGTTACAGAGTAATGAGAAAAAG GAAGAGGAGAGCTGTCCTGTGGACCCACCTGCACCACAGTCAGAGACCGCCCCAGAGAAGGACCCTGTCCAGACGGAGGCCGAGGCCGAGGCTCCCTCCTCCTTTGCCCCCGAGGGCTTTGTGTTCCAGGCCCCCGTAGGCCTCCTGATGCTCCAGCCTGCCCCACCGTCCCCCGGCTCAGCCAGCGCCATCACTGCCCCCAG CTTTGAAGCCCAACAGGAGGCCGATGTGCCCATGGACCCTCCTTctgctccctcttctcctcctcccgcttcatctccttctcctcctcctgctgctccctcttctcctcccagcATCCTGGCCTCGTCCATCCCACCTGTTTGCTCTGCCTCACCAcctcctgtctcctcctcctcctcctcctcctcacctccctgctctgatgctgctgctactgctgcagcaacagcagcagctgacTGTGGGTCTGCAGCGCCTCCTTCTGACCAGCAGGAGGAACAGCATGATGTCCCCTACTTCAG GGCTGTGATGGTCAGTGAGACTCAGAGGTTAACGGAATTCTCCGAGCAATGGCAAGTGCACTTTGAGGACTCCTCCATCCCAGAAGAAA TGAGAGACCGCATGCGGACAGCGGTGGGACAGGCCCGGCTCCTGATGAAGGAGCGCTTCGGTCAGTTCAGCGGGCTGGTGGACGACTGCGAGTTTGGCCGCGGCGAGAAAGTCACCACCTGCACCGACCTCCAGGGATTCTGGGACATGGTGTACTACCAGGTGGAGGACGTTGACCGCAAGTTCAAAGCTTTGAAGGAGGCAGAGGGACGGGGCTGGACAGAGGAGAGCAAGCCAGCACCACGGCAGAGGAAGGTTGTTAAG AAACCCCCTACAGCAGGTGCTGCTAGCAGGCCTGCTACAGGTGCTGCAGGTAACACAGCAGCCAAGGGTCGCCTCGCTGCCATCAAAGCAGCCATGAAGGccaagcagcagcaggccgAGGCAGAGAAGGCAGCGCAGGCTGCGGCCAGTGTTCCGGACAGCACCCCTGCCGCGGGAACCCCGTCTAAACTTAAGCCCGCAGACATCGTGGTGTTCAATGGAGGCTTCTTCCAGGTCGAGAGCCCACTGAAGACCGCTG GAACACCCAGGCCATCCCGGGTGAGCGCGACCCCCACGGCCTCCCCACTCATGACCCCCAGTAGGCACCGGCGCTCCGCCCTCCCCGCCCACGCCTCTCCTTTCGCCCGCGCAACCCCCGTCACCACCCCGGCACGTCTGCCCAACCCGTCCCCGGCCCGCACCCCTCAGCCCAGCATCcctccagcctcctcctccgcttcctcctcctctcacagtGCGGACCCCACCAGCATGGCCCTGAGCTTCTCCCCGGAGCGCTCGTGTCCTGCCGCCCTGTCCCGACTCAGCCCCCAGGCCCCGGACGCAGACCGATCCCCTCGCTCGACGTCAGAAGtggcccccagcccccaccccagCCTGCTGGTCTCCTCCCCCGCCGCAGAGCAGCGTCTCCCCACAGTCGAGTGCCATGCCAGCCCAGCAGGAGCTGTGAG cGTTCTGGCAGATGTTGACATGAGTGCGACTCCGGAGACGTCATGCACTGAG ACACCGGATGTTCTTGGGCTGGACTTTGAGCGCTACCTCCAGCCCACCGCGCGGGTGAGCTTGTCTCCTAGCGCCCCCTCAGAGACCTTCTCCCCCATGGCGGTGGACGCCGAGATGGAGAGCCCAGAGGTGGAGAGGCCGGACGCTCTAGTGCAGACCCCAACCG caCTGCCAAGGATGTCCCCACTGTTCACCCCACAGATGGAACAG TCAGATGAGTCAAACCTGTTACTCTTCACCCCTGTTGAGTTGAAGAACAGCGTGCCTCGGGCATTGTGTGAGGATGACCTGATGTGCTTTACCCCACCATCCCACAACTAG
- the dlgap5 gene encoding disks large-associated protein 5 isoform X1 gives MESRFAFLHQRDTSVSMLRVKMSRRRSQSQKENRTKVHNLRRQLEDLQEQDMSMLEKSIAVHEEKVAKTKALKPVEVNSAVEERKKMLARYKEAKELQKEKERREKEKKGVFKCGLYQHTQPAFSNSQAPSKAKNPEPVLTTRVTRSMKQPQQTPLQPLQQKIATQKSAPKKEPVVRRPLSTRGQTRVPPVAATTAVTKPKAAAAESVTRSTRPTRAAAAAKPTSDLKTRSNSKTRSTVKQQKVPSAGQETEPKEDPKEMLQSNEKKEEESCPVDPPAPQSETAPEKDPVQTEAEAEAPSSFAPEGFVFQAPVGLLMLQPAPPSPGSASAITAPSFEAQQEADVPMDPPSAPSSPPPASSPSPPPAAPSSPPSILASSIPPVCSASPPPVSSSSSSSSPPCSDAAATAAATAAADCGSAAPPSDQQEEQHDVPYFRAVMVSETQRLTEFSEQWQVHFEDSSIPEEMRDRMRTAVGQARLLMKERFGQFSGLVDDCEFGRGEKVTTCTDLQGFWDMVYYQVEDVDRKFKALKEAEGRGWTEESKPAPRQRKVVKKPPTAGAASRPATGAAGNTAAKGRLAAIKAAMKAKQQQAEAEKAAQAAASVPDSTPAAGTPSKLKPADIVVFNGGFFQVESPLKTAGTPRPSRVSATPTASPLMTPSRHRRSALPAHASPFARATPVTTPARLPNPSPARTPQPSIPPASSSASSSSHSADPTSMALSFSPERSCPAALSRLSPQAPDADRSPRSTSEVAPSPHPSLLVSSPAAEQRLPTVECHASPAGAVSVLADVDMSATPETSCTETPDVLGLDFERYLQPTARVSLSPSAPSETFSPMAVDAEMESPEVERPDALVQTPTALPRMSPLFTPQMEQSDESNLLLFTPVELKNSVPRALCEDDLMCFTPPSHN, from the exons ATGGAGTCTCGCTTTGCTTTCCTGCACCAGCGGGACACCAGTGTCTCTATGCTGAGGGTGAAGATGTCCCGCAGGCGCTCCCAGTCCCAGAAGGAGAACCGCACAAAGGTTCACAACCTTCGCAGGCAGCTGGAAGACTTGCAAGAGCAGGATATGTCCATGCTGGAGAAGTCCATTGCAGTACATGAAGAGAAGGTGGCTAAAACCAAAGCACTGAAACCAG TAGAGGTTAACAGTGCtgtagaagagaggaaaaagatgCTTGCTCGGTACAAGGAAGCCAAGGAACTCCAGAAGGAGAAAGAGCGgcgggagaaggagaagaaaggcgTGTTTAAATGTGGCCTCTACCAGCACACGCAGCCTGCATTTTCCAACTCACAAGCCCCCAGTAAAGCAAAG AACCCTGAGCCAGTGCTGACCACTCGGGTCACTCGATCTATGAAGCAACCACAGCAGACTCCTCTGCAGCCACTGCAACAGAAG ATTGCAACTCAGAAGTCTGCACCAAAGAAAG AGCCAGTGGTCAGGAGGCCTCTCAGCACCAGGGGACAGACGAGGGTTCCTCCAGTTGCAGCGACGACCGCCGTGACCAAGCCTAAAGCCGCAGCAg CAGAATCTGTCACAAGATCCACCAGACCAAcaagggcagcagcagcagccaagcCTACATCAG ATTTAAAAACTAGAAGCAATTCCAAAACAAGATCCACGGTGAAGCAGCAGAAAGTGCCATCTGCCGGTCAGGAGACAGAGCCGAAAG AAGACCCAAAAGAAATGTTACAGAGTAATGAGAAAAAG GAAGAGGAGAGCTGTCCTGTGGACCCACCTGCACCACAGTCAGAGACCGCCCCAGAGAAGGACCCTGTCCAGACGGAGGCCGAGGCCGAGGCTCCCTCCTCCTTTGCCCCCGAGGGCTTTGTGTTCCAGGCCCCCGTAGGCCTCCTGATGCTCCAGCCTGCCCCACCGTCCCCCGGCTCAGCCAGCGCCATCACTGCCCCCAG CTTTGAAGCCCAACAGGAGGCCGATGTGCCCATGGACCCTCCTTctgctccctcttctcctcctcccgcttcatctccttctcctcctcctgctgctccctcttctcctcccagcATCCTGGCCTCGTCCATCCCACCTGTTTGCTCTGCCTCACCAcctcctgtctcctcctcctcctcctcctcctcacctccctgctctgatgctgctgctactgctgcagcaacagcagcagctgacTGTGGGTCTGCAGCGCCTCCTTCTGACCAGCAGGAGGAACAGCATGATGTCCCCTACTTCAG GGCTGTGATGGTCAGTGAGACTCAGAGGTTAACGGAATTCTCCGAGCAATGGCAAGTGCACTTTGAGGACTCCTCCATCCCAGAAGAAA TGAGAGACCGCATGCGGACAGCGGTGGGACAGGCCCGGCTCCTGATGAAGGAGCGCTTCGGTCAGTTCAGCGGGCTGGTGGACGACTGCGAGTTTGGCCGCGGCGAGAAAGTCACCACCTGCACCGACCTCCAGGGATTCTGGGACATGGTGTACTACCAGGTGGAGGACGTTGACCGCAAGTTCAAAGCTTTGAAGGAGGCAGAGGGACGGGGCTGGACAGAGGAGAGCAAGCCAGCACCACGGCAGAGGAAGGTTGTTAAG AAACCCCCTACAGCAGGTGCTGCTAGCAGGCCTGCTACAGGTGCTGCAGGTAACACAGCAGCCAAGGGTCGCCTCGCTGCCATCAAAGCAGCCATGAAGGccaagcagcagcaggccgAGGCAGAGAAGGCAGCGCAGGCTGCGGCCAGTGTTCCGGACAGCACCCCTGCCGCGGGAACCCCGTCTAAACTTAAGCCCGCAGACATCGTGGTGTTCAATGGAGGCTTCTTCCAGGTCGAGAGCCCACTGAAGACCGCTG GAACACCCAGGCCATCCCGGGTGAGCGCGACCCCCACGGCCTCCCCACTCATGACCCCCAGTAGGCACCGGCGCTCCGCCCTCCCCGCCCACGCCTCTCCTTTCGCCCGCGCAACCCCCGTCACCACCCCGGCACGTCTGCCCAACCCGTCCCCGGCCCGCACCCCTCAGCCCAGCATCcctccagcctcctcctccgcttcctcctcctctcacagtGCGGACCCCACCAGCATGGCCCTGAGCTTCTCCCCGGAGCGCTCGTGTCCTGCCGCCCTGTCCCGACTCAGCCCCCAGGCCCCGGACGCAGACCGATCCCCTCGCTCGACGTCAGAAGtggcccccagcccccaccccagCCTGCTGGTCTCCTCCCCCGCCGCAGAGCAGCGTCTCCCCACAGTCGAGTGCCATGCCAGCCCAGCAGGAGCTGTGAG cGTTCTGGCAGATGTTGACATGAGTGCGACTCCGGAGACGTCATGCACTGAG ACACCGGATGTTCTTGGGCTGGACTTTGAGCGCTACCTCCAGCCCACCGCGCGGGTGAGCTTGTCTCCTAGCGCCCCCTCAGAGACCTTCTCCCCCATGGCGGTGGACGCCGAGATGGAGAGCCCAGAGGTGGAGAGGCCGGACGCTCTAGTGCAGACCCCAACCG caCTGCCAAGGATGTCCCCACTGTTCACCCCACAGATGGAACAG TCAGATGAGTCAAACCTGTTACTCTTCACCCCTGTTGAGTTGAAGAACAGCGTGCCTCGGGCATTGTGTGAGGATGACCTGATGTGCTTTACCCCACCATCCCACAACTAG